The sequence below is a genomic window from Luteimonas sp. MC1825.
ATCAGCGGCGGGTAGCCGGTGCGCTCGACCTCGGGCAGGTGGCGCTCGAGGATCGCGACCGCGCGCGGCCGGTTGCCCTCGCCGTCCCACTTGCGCGCGAGCATGGCCCGCACCAGGTTGGCCACCACCGCCTCGCGCTGGGCCTCGCAGACGTCGACCAGCGCGGTGAACTCGCGGTCCTCGGCCGGTGACTGCTTCAGCTCCTGCATCGCCTGGAGACGGGTCTGGCCGGCAAAGCACCGGGCGCGGGGCGCTTCGGTCGTGGACAACACGCGCTCGGCGTACTCGCGCCCGATCCGGTACTGCCCGGCCTGGTTGTGGATGACCGCCGCCACGCCGAACACGTGCTCGCGGTTGGCGTCGTCGATGTCGTCGCGGGTGAACGGCAATACCTTGCCGAGCATGCGCAGGCCGCCCGCGAAGTCGCGGGTGATCGCGCGTGCATTGACCACCAGCGCGCCGGCGCGGACCTTCATGTTGGCACCCTGCGCACGCTCGAACAGCGCGGTGGCCGCGGCGATGCCCTCCTCGTAGCGACCGCCAAGCACCAGCGCGTACGCGTTCAGGTAGTCAAGGCGCTCGCCTTGCCCGGCCGTGAGGTCGTCGGGCGTGGTGGCGTTGAGTTCGGCGAGAAGTTCGCGGAACGTGGCCGGATCGGCACTGCGCAGCGTGTCGGCCTGTTCGAGGCGGGCGTCGAACGTCGCCGCCGGGCCGGCATTTTCCGCGCCCACCACGACCGCCCCCGGCAGGAGGCTCACCAACAGGCAGACCATCAGCCACTGCTTGCGCATTGTTGCCGGCGACTCCGTGTGTGCGCGTCAGCTTTCGGGCGACTCGTCCGGCGGGTCGCGCTTGTCGTCGTCGTCCGGACGATCCCGCTGCGGGGGTGCCGGCGTGTCTTCCTGGGGTGTCCAGAGCTGCATCATCACGTGCTCGGGAGCGCCGAGCAGGACAGCCAGGCCGGGACCGTCGCCGGACAGCAGCGCGGCACGCTGGGCCGCATCGAGGCCGGAGGAGGCGTCAGCCGCAAGCCCGGTGGGGCACATGTGCGCCGGGCTCGCGCCCAGCGCCTCGAGGATACGGATCGCATTCGACATCGGTGGGTCCCCTAATCAGTGGTCTGGATGGTGGTGAAACCTGGCTCGGCGGCTTCGATCGCGGCGATCTCCTCCAGCATCGCGCGGTCCCGCTGCAGCGCCGCACAAGGCGGCAGCACCAGCGTCGTCTGTGGATGCAACCCCGCTCCCCCGAGGCCTGACAGCCGCATCCCCTCGATGCGCGGCCGGGCCGTGGCGAGCGTAGCAGCTTCGTACAGCGTCACGTGGTGGTCCGCCGGGTAGTCCTGGAGCAGGCGCTGCAGCAGCAGGCGCTGCCACGCGCCCATGGAGAGTTGACGTCCTCCCGGCCCGGAAACGGCCATCCCCACCTGCCACAGCACCAGCAGCGCGCCGCGGTCCACCTGGCGGCGGTACTGCAGGAACTGCCCCGCTTCGAAATGCTGGCAGCCGGTGGCGCCCGGATCGAGGCCGAGGTCGGCGTACAGGCAATCCTCGGCGGAGATGCCCGGCTCCATGTGCGCCGTGTAGCCCTCGGCGCGGGCCTGGGCGATGGCCTGGTGCGGTGCCACCGCGAACACCCCGGGATGCCCATAGAACGCGGCGCAGACGCGCTGGCCGGCGCGCACCTCGCACAGCATCAGCCCGACCATGTCGGCGTAGGCCTGGCGCCTGCTGCGGCCACCGCCGTAACACGGCTGCAGGCTGCGCACGTCGCGGTGCATGCCCTGCAGCCAGAGTTCCACCAGCGGATCCGACACCGCCATGAACACCACATCCGCACCCTCGATGGTGGCGCGCGCACGTGCGCCGATGTGGGCGCCGAGCATCATGCCGATGCCGACGCACGCCAGGCTTCCCGCTTTCGACATCACCCTGCCTCCTGCGTCGCGCGTGCCCAGTGCGCGCGCGTCAGCCGCCAGCGGCATTCCCCGGCCAGGCCGTCCGCCGCGGGTTGGAACCCGGCGCGCCTCATCAGCCCTGCCGCCGCGGCGTGGTCGCGCACATGGCGCGTCCACAAGGCCAGCAACGGAGACGCGGTGAATGCCACGTCGACCAGGGCCGCGATGCCCGCGCTGGCGACGCCGGCTCCCTGTGCCCCGGGCGGCAGCAGCACGCCGACTTCGGCAGCGTCGCCGGCGCCGGCGTGGATCTGCAGCGCCATCAGGCCAGCGGGTGGACCGGCAACGGTGGCGGCAACACGCCATGGCAGCAGCCAATACGCGGCACGCGGGGGCCGCGCGGCGAGTTGCGCCATGACGCGCGCGAATGCCGTGCGCCCAGCCTCGGGCGCGAGGGCCGGGCCGACATGACGCATCGTGTCCGGGTCGCCATACAGCGCGCAGTACAGCGCTTCATCGCGCGCCTCGAGGACGCGCAGCGGGGTCCCCGCGAGCACGGGTGCGGGTATCCGCACTCAGCGCCACCCGGCCAGCACGCGACGCAGGTTCGCGCGCGCCGGCGCATCCAGGCGCGCATGGAACCAGTCGCTGAGGTAGATACGCTCGCTGGCGAGCAGCGCCTCGAGGAATTTCCTGCGCCCGCGGCGGAACAGCCATGCGGGCACGCGCCCCCGGTATTCCCTGGCGATCCCTTGGTCATAGGCGTCGAATTCGGCGGCAGCGGCGCCCAGGATCGCCATGTCGCAATCCAGGAAATGCATGCTGTCGCCGGCGTCGGGCCCGTCACCGAGATCGGCCCTGGCGATGTGTCCGTGGCGTGCCGTGAGTTCGACCAGGCGCGCGACGCGGACCGTGTCGATGCCCGCGTCCGGCAGCCAGCGCGCGATGGCGTCCCCGGCCAGGGCCGCCGAGCGCGACTCGTTGTCGCGGCGACCGGCGACGTAGATCGCGTCGTGGTACAGGACGGCCAGCCAGACCTCGCGCGGGCGATGCCAGCCGGGGCCGTCGTCCACCTCTTCGAATCGCGCGAGCACCGCTTCGACATGGTCGAAGCCGTGATACGCCCGCGGCGGGGTGGCGTACGCGGCGCGAAGCGCCGCGAGCTGTCCCGCCGGCAGCGGCACGCGCTCATGCATCGACCTGCACCCCGACGCCACGCAGGCGCAGGGCACGCGCGACGCGCTCGAGCGAAGGCGACAGCGCCGCATGCGCCGCGGCGGGCAGTGCCGCGCGCACGCGGGCGAGGTCCGCCGCGTCGCCTGCCGGCGCCACGCCGGCCCAGGCGAACACGACCTGGTTGCTCATGCGCGGCTCCTTCACCACCAGCACGTTGCCGGCGCCGAAGCTCCGTCTCAGCCGCTCGAGGTGCGGCGCGGTGTCGACGCAGAACAGGTTGGTGGCGAGCACGCCACCGGGGCGCAATGCGTTCCGGCAGGCGTCGTGGAAGGCAGGCGTGGACAGCGCCACCGGAATGCCGCCGGCGTCGTAGCCATCCACCAGCAGCAGGTCGTAGCGGCCGGGCCGGGCCGCGACGAAGCGCGCGCCGTCATCCAGCACGACCTCCAGGCGGGCGTCGTCATCCGGCACCTGGAACTCCCGGCGCAGGGCGATCACGCCGGGATGGTTCTCAACGACCTCCAGCCGCGCGCCCGGCAGGTGCCGGTGGATGAATTTCGCCTGGGAACCACCACCCAGCCCGACCATGCAGATCGTGCGCGGGCGTGGTTGCCACAACAGGGCCGCAAGCATCGTGCGGGTGTAATCGATCAGCAACTGGTCGGGCGCATCCCCGAGCATCCGGCTCTGCGTCTGGCCACGCGTGAACTGCAGCGCGGTGTACGCGCCGACGCGCCGCAGGCGGGCCGGGCGCAGCGGCAGCCCGGTCGGGTCGAGCGGACGGACGCGGCGGCGCAGACCGGCAAGCCAGGTCACAATCCGCCGCCCGATTCGGCCGTCATCCAACTGCACGCACATCCCGCTTGCAAAGACGCCGGCAGCCTAGCGCAGCAATCGTCCGGCCGTCAGCACCCATGCCTCGTGCAGCGACGGCTGAACGCCCGGTGGCCACTGCCCGCCCTGCAGCGGATCCACTGACCGGGCGGGATCAGCGCAGCTGGCTGTCCTTGCTGCCGCGGCGGTTGTATCCGCCTGCCGCACCCTCGTCTTCGTCGCGCACGGCCTGGCACGCGACGCACAGCCGCACGCCGGGCACGGCCTTGCGGCGCGCGTCGGGAATGGCGGCGTCGCATTCCTCGCAGTTCGCCAGTCCCGGCCCCTGCGGCATCCGGCTGCGCGCCCGTTCGATGCCGTCCTTCACGGTGGCATCGATCTGGTCCTGCACCGCTCCGTCTCCAGCCCAGCCCGTGGCCATGGTGGCGCCCCGCCTTGTGTCTGCCGTAGCGGGAGTTATCGGGACGCGATGCCGGAAGACAAGCCTTCCAGCCGGGTCAGCCCCCGCAGCCGCCGCAACAGGTCGAAGGCTGCTGCTCCACTGCACTCGCTGGCGTGTCCAGGCCGGTCGAGCTCAACAGGGCCGCCACCTCCGCGGCCCCCAGCGTGGTCGCCACGCGCAGCGGTGAACCGCTGGCGTGCAGGTCGGCCAGGGCCGCGGGATCGGCGGCGCGCAGCGCCTCGTTCACGGCGGCCACGTTGGCCACCCGGCCATTCAGGGCGATTTCGTATTCCATGGTCTCATCCTGTCGCAGGCGCCCATCGCGCCGTACCGCCATCGTCGGCCGCGCAGCGGTCGCCGGCCATGATCCGGGTCAAGCGCGATGCACGGCGCTTGAGGCCAGTGGCACGTGTCTTGCATGCTTGGACGCGATGCCGCGACCAACCACCTTCCGGACCACCTTGGCCAGGCGCCTCGCCGCGATGGTGTTGCTGCTGGTGGCAGCGCCGGCGCTGGCGGCCGACCTCGCGGCACCGCAGCGGCTGGAAGCCTTCGGGCCTGATGAAGGGCTGCCGCAGTCGACGGTGAACGCGCTCGCCGGCGACGACCAGGGCTTCCTGTGGGTCGCCACCCAGGACGGCCTTGCCCGCTTCGATGGCCACCGCTTCCAGTCCTGGCGGCGCAAGCGCCGGGACGACCAGGGCCTTGCCAGCAGCAGCATCGACGCGCTGGCATTCGAGCCTGGCACCACAAGGCTCTGGCTCGGCACCGACGACACCGGCGTCGAGATCATCCACCTGCCGACCTGGGAGCGCGTCCGCTTCACCCGCGGCGACGGGCTGTCCAACGACCGCATCACATCGATCCTGGTGGACCCCGATGGCGGCGCATGGATCGGGACGGCCGCTGGACTCGACCACGTCGGCATTGCACCGCGCCACGTGCGCAAGCTGGGGGGCGGCGAGATCGCCGGCGTGGCAGCACTGACGCAGGGCGGCGCACTCGCCCTCGGCCGCGACTGCCGCCTCTGGCACGCCACGCCCGCGACGCTGACCGCCCTGCCCCACCGCGGCGGCAGCGGCAGCGCCTGCATCGCGCTGCAGTCGGGTCCGGAAGGTGCGTGGATCGCCAGTGAACGGGGTGGCCTGGCGCTGGTGGATGTCCGCGACGGGCGGCGGCTGCGCAGTTACACCGTCGGCGAACTGCAACCCGGGGCCAGCGTGATCACGGCCCTGTTGCGCAGGCGCGACGGCAGCGTGCTGGTCGGCTTCGGCAACGGCGCCGTCGCGCAACTGGACGCGGCCGGGCCGAGGCCCCTGCAACTCGACCGCGACCTCGGCAATCCGGTGGTGACGCTCCATGAGAGCGCGACCGATGCGTTGTGGATCGGCACGTACACCTCGGGGCTGTACTTCGCGCGCCCGCTGTCGCACGTGATCCGCTTCGGGCGCTCCGACGCCGCGCAGATGCAGGGCTGGCCCAGCGTCAGCCTGCGCGCGCTCTGGGGCGAGGGCGGGCACCTGCTGGTCGGTACCGACAACGGCCTCATGCAACAGCGCGCGGCCGGCGGCGAATGGATGCAGGTGCCGGGTTTCGAAGGCCGGACGGTGCGCGTGATCGGTCGCGCGATCGATGGCGGCTGGTGGATCGGCACCCACGACGGCCTGTGGCACTGGCCCGGCGGCGGCGCGCCACGGCGCATCCCCGGCCTGCCCGATCCGCGCATCGACGCCATGCTGGTCGAAGGCGGCACGGTCTGGGTCGCGACCCGCGGCGGCCTGGCCCGCGTCAGCAATGGCGAGGTCGTCGAGGATCCCGCACTCGCACCGCTCGCCGGCCGCCAGGTCACCGCACTGCTGCGCGACGACGATCGCCTGTGGATCGCGACCAATACCGGCGGGCTCTGGCAGCTCGACGCGGGCGCGGTGGCCGCGCCGTCGCGGCACGCGGGCCTGCACCACTCGCTGTGGTCGCTGGCCGCCGACGACGACGCGCTGTGGGTGGGCAGCTACAGCCACGGCCTGTACCGGATCGACCGCGGCAGCGGCGCGATCCGCAACTACAGCGACCGCGACGGACTGGCCAACAACGTGGTGTACGCGATCCTGCGCGACGCCGCCGGACGCCTGTGGCTGAGCACCAACAACGGGCTGTCCGTGGTCGCCCCCGGCGACGGGTCCATCCAGGTGCTGGGGCCGCGCGACGGCCTGCAGAACCGCGAGTACAACAGCGGCTCGGGGTTCCGCGACCGCGGCGGCCTGCTGTATTTCGGCGGCACGCGCGGCCTGGACGTGCTCGATCCGGACAGGCTGCCCGCGCAGAGCCCCTCGGCCCGCGCGGTGCTGACCACGCTGCGCATCTCGCCTTCGGGCGCCGGCGGCGACGAGGCCGCGTCGGTGGAATCGGACATCGTGTATGCCGACCGCCTGTCGCTGGCGTGGCGCGACCGCATGTTCTCCATCGCCATGACGTCGATCGACTTCGGCGCCGCGGAAGTGGCACAGCTGCGCTACCGCATGCGCGGCCTGCATGACGCTTGGGTGTATCCACGCGCGCCACGCGCCGAGTTCGCGGTCAGCAGCCTGCCACCCGGCGACTACGTGCTCGAGGTCGAGGCCGCTGGCCGCGACGGCCGCTATGGCGACACACGGCGCCTGGAGCTGCGCATGGCGCCGCCGTGGTGGCGGCATGACCTGGCCTATGCCGGCTACGCGCTCGCGGTGCTCGCGCTGTTCGCCCTGCTGGTGCGCCGCGCGGGCTCGGCGGTGCGTCGCGAGCGCCGCCAGGTCGAGCTCCTGGAGCGCACCGTGGCGGAGCGTACCGCGCAGCTGCAGGAGGCCAACCTGCGGCTGAGCACCACCAACGCCCAGCTCGACATCGCCACCCGTCGCGACCCGCTCACGCGCATCTCCAACCGCCGCGACCTGCAGGACTGGCTGGGCCGCGAGGCCGGCGCGCTGCGCACCGCCATCGAACAGGCCGGCGGCGAGCCGGAGCGGCTGGTGTTCTTCATGATCGACATCGACGACTTCAAGCGGGTCAACGACCGCCACGGCCACCAGGCCGGCGACGAGGTGCTGGTGCACTTCGCCGACCGGCTCCGGCTGCTGAGCCGCGACCACGACCTGCTGGTGCGCTGGGGCGGCGAGGAGTTCCTGCTGATCACCCGCTTCACCCGCGTCGCCGATGCCGCGCAGCTTGCCGAGCGCATCCGCGAGGCGATCGCCGGGCAACCGATCCGGGTCGCACCGGGGCTGGTGCTGCCGCTCACCTGCTCGATCGGGTTCGCGCCGTGGCCGTTCGCGCTGGAATGCCCGGATGTCGGCGACTGGGAAGCCTGCGTGGGCCTGGCCGACCGTTGCCTGTATGCCGCCAAGCGTGGCACCAAGGATGCCTGGGTCGGCGTGGTGCCGGGGCCCCGCCCCGACCGCGCCGGCGTGCAGGCACTGCTGGCGGGCGCTTCGCCCGGAGAGGTCGGCGAGGAGTGCGCGCAGGTGCTGCATTCGGGCACGGTGGCACCGGGTTTCGCGCGCTGACGCGCACCGGCGCATGCACGCGCCGTGGCAGCGGGCCATGCGAGGATTGCGCCATGCATGCTCGCCCCGCGCTCTCTTCGTTTGCCGCCAGCCTGGTGCTGGCGTTCCTGTTCGCGATCGCCGCAGGCCAGCCGGCCCGTGCGCAGGCCGCGAGTGCGCCCGACCCGACCGCGGTCACGCCGGACGCCAGCGCCGACCTCGCGGCCAGCAGGCGCCTGGCGCAGAGCCTGCGCGAGGTCGACGGCCTGCAGGATGTCACGGTCACCGTCCGCGGCGGCGTGGCGCGGCTGCAGGGCGACGTGATCGACATCGAGGACCGCTCGCTCGCCGAACAGGTGGCCGGGCAGCAGGACGGGATCACCGCCGTCGACAACCAGCTGGCGCTCAGCACGCGGCTGTCCGACCGCTTCGACACCGCCACCCAGCTCGCGGTCGACAAGCTGATGCGGCTGGTGGCGGCGCTGCCGCTGCTGGTGGTCGCGATCGCGGTGGTGATGCTGTCGTGGTGGCTGGGCAAGCTGGTGGGCGCGCGCATCGGCCGCCGCCAGTGGCGCAGCGACAATCCGTACTTCGCCAGCCTGCTGCAGCGCCTCGCGCAGTGGCTGACGCTGCTCGGTGGCCTGCTGGTGGCGCTGGACCTGCTCGGTGCCTCCGCGCTGGTCGGGGCGGTGCTGGGTTCCGCAGGCGTGGTCGGGCTGGTGCTCGGCTTCGCGTTCAAGGACATCGCCGAGAACTACGTGGCCGGCATCCTGCTCAGCCTGCGGCGGCCGTTCGTGCCCGGCGACCTGCTGCGCATCGACAGCTATGAAGGCAAGGTCGCGGCACTGACCTCGCGCGCGACGGTGCTGGTGACCCTCGACGGCAACCGCCTCACCCTGCCCAACGCGCTGGTGTTCAAGTCGGTGGTGCTCAACTACACGCGCAACGCGCGCCGGCGCATCGACTTCACCATCCCGGTCGACGGCGGCGAATCGATCCGCCAGGCGCAGCAGGTGGCCATGGGCGCGCTGTGCGCGGTGACGGGCGTGCTCGACGATCCGTCGCCGTCGTGGACGGTCGCCGAGTACGACGCCTCCGGGCTCACGCTGCGCTTCTTCGCGTGGGTGGACCAGCGCCAGGCCGATCCCGGCAAGGTGCGCAGCGAAGCCCTGCACGTGGTGCGCACGGCGCTCGCCGAGGCCGGCATCGAAGCCCCGCGCGCTGTGCATTACGTGGCCCCGCTGCCGCAGGCTGCCATGCCCGCAGCTGCCGAGGCCGTCGGCCCGCCGGCGGACACCTCGGTGAACCGCGACATCGATGCGCAGGTGGCGGCCGAACAGCGCGCACACGCCGATGAAGACCTGATCACCGACGAGCGCGCAGCGGCGACCTGAGGGCCGGCGCGTGCGACGCACCCCGGCCGGGTGGGTCGATTCCTACACGGGCGCGAGCCAGTCACCGACGGTCAGGCCGGCCGCGGGGCGGCAAGCTGCGCAAGCCCCGGCAGCACGGCCGTGCACCGGTCACGGATGCCGCTCAGCAACGGAATGGCCGCGACCTTGAGCAAGTCGTAAAGCTGGGCCGGGGCACCCATCCGCTGGAGCAGCACCGTGGTCAGGATCACGCTGGAGGACGCGGGCTTTCGCGTCCGCGGGTCGAGCTTCGATGAAACCTTCGCCAGCCGCTTCAAGGCCATGATGGCCGCGCACGCGGTGGCCCTGGGCGATGCCACAACGGCCGGTACGGCAATCACGATCGAGCTTCCCGAGGGCTGGGGAGACCGCATCCTGATCGAGCCGCACCGCGGCTGATCACCCCTCGCCAGGGACCGGAGCCGGCATGTCGGCGGGTCGCGCGCATCCGCTGGCGGCAGGGCCGCCGTCCAGCGCGACCGATCCGCGGTAGGGAAACACCGCGCCCGACATGGAGTCCTCGCAGCGCCCCGTGGCAATGCGCACGTCGATCGTGCGTCCGGCAT
It includes:
- a CDS encoding SAM-dependent methyltransferase; translated protein: MSKAGSLACVGIGMMLGAHIGARARATIEGADVVFMAVSDPLVELWLQGMHRDVRSLQPCYGGGRSRRQAYADMVGLMLCEVRAGQRVCAAFYGHPGVFAVAPHQAIAQARAEGYTAHMEPGISAEDCLYADLGLDPGATGCQHFEAGQFLQYRRQVDRGALLVLWQVGMAVSGPGGRQLSMGAWQRLLLQRLLQDYPADHHVTLYEAATLATARPRIEGMRLSGLGGAGLHPQTTLVLPPCAALQRDRAMLEEIAAIEAAEPGFTTIQTTD
- a CDS encoding GNAT family N-acetyltransferase, whose protein sequence is MLAGTPLRVLEARDEALYCALYGDPDTMRHVGPALAPEAGRTAFARVMAQLAARPPRAAYWLLPWRVAATVAGPPAGLMALQIHAGAGDAAEVGVLLPPGAQGAGVASAGIAALVDVAFTASPLLALWTRHVRDHAAAAGLMRRAGFQPAADGLAGECRWRLTRAHWARATQEAG
- a CDS encoding transferase, whose protein sequence is MTWLAGLRRRVRPLDPTGLPLRPARLRRVGAYTALQFTRGQTQSRMLGDAPDQLLIDYTRTMLAALLWQPRPRTICMVGLGGGSQAKFIHRHLPGARLEVVENHPGVIALRREFQVPDDDARLEVVLDDGARFVAARPGRYDLLLVDGYDAGGIPVALSTPAFHDACRNALRPGGVLATNLFCVDTAPHLERLRRSFGAGNVLVVKEPRMSNQVVFAWAGVAPAGDAADLARVRAALPAAAHAALSPSLERVARALRLRGVGVQVDA
- a CDS encoding DksA/TraR family C4-type zinc finger protein, producing the protein MATGWAGDGAVQDQIDATVKDGIERARSRMPQGPGLANCEECDAAIPDARRKAVPGVRLCVACQAVRDEDEGAAGGYNRRGSKDSQLR
- a CDS encoding ligand-binding sensor domain-containing diguanylate cyclase, with product MARRLAAMVLLLVAAPALAADLAAPQRLEAFGPDEGLPQSTVNALAGDDQGFLWVATQDGLARFDGHRFQSWRRKRRDDQGLASSSIDALAFEPGTTRLWLGTDDTGVEIIHLPTWERVRFTRGDGLSNDRITSILVDPDGGAWIGTAAGLDHVGIAPRHVRKLGGGEIAGVAALTQGGALALGRDCRLWHATPATLTALPHRGGSGSACIALQSGPEGAWIASERGGLALVDVRDGRRLRSYTVGELQPGASVITALLRRRDGSVLVGFGNGAVAQLDAAGPRPLQLDRDLGNPVVTLHESATDALWIGTYTSGLYFARPLSHVIRFGRSDAAQMQGWPSVSLRALWGEGGHLLVGTDNGLMQQRAAGGEWMQVPGFEGRTVRVIGRAIDGGWWIGTHDGLWHWPGGGAPRRIPGLPDPRIDAMLVEGGTVWVATRGGLARVSNGEVVEDPALAPLAGRQVTALLRDDDRLWIATNTGGLWQLDAGAVAAPSRHAGLHHSLWSLAADDDALWVGSYSHGLYRIDRGSGAIRNYSDRDGLANNVVYAILRDAAGRLWLSTNNGLSVVAPGDGSIQVLGPRDGLQNREYNSGSGFRDRGGLLYFGGTRGLDVLDPDRLPAQSPSARAVLTTLRISPSGAGGDEAASVESDIVYADRLSLAWRDRMFSIAMTSIDFGAAEVAQLRYRMRGLHDAWVYPRAPRAEFAVSSLPPGDYVLEVEAAGRDGRYGDTRRLELRMAPPWWRHDLAYAGYALAVLALFALLVRRAGSAVRRERRQVELLERTVAERTAQLQEANLRLSTTNAQLDIATRRDPLTRISNRRDLQDWLGREAGALRTAIEQAGGEPERLVFFMIDIDDFKRVNDRHGHQAGDEVLVHFADRLRLLSRDHDLLVRWGGEEFLLITRFTRVADAAQLAERIREAIAGQPIRVAPGLVLPLTCSIGFAPWPFALECPDVGDWEACVGLADRCLYAAKRGTKDAWVGVVPGPRPDRAGVQALLAGASPGEVGEECAQVLHSGTVAPGFAR
- a CDS encoding mechanosensitive ion channel family protein; the protein is MHARPALSSFAASLVLAFLFAIAAGQPARAQAASAPDPTAVTPDASADLAASRRLAQSLREVDGLQDVTVTVRGGVARLQGDVIDIEDRSLAEQVAGQQDGITAVDNQLALSTRLSDRFDTATQLAVDKLMRLVAALPLLVVAIAVVMLSWWLGKLVGARIGRRQWRSDNPYFASLLQRLAQWLTLLGGLLVALDLLGASALVGAVLGSAGVVGLVLGFAFKDIAENYVAGILLSLRRPFVPGDLLRIDSYEGKVAALTSRATVLVTLDGNRLTLPNALVFKSVVLNYTRNARRRIDFTIPVDGGESIRQAQQVAMGALCAVTGVLDDPSPSWTVAEYDASGLTLRFFAWVDQRQADPGKVRSEALHVVRTALAEAGIEAPRAVHYVAPLPQAAMPAAAEAVGPPADTSVNRDIDAQVAAEQRAHADEDLITDERAAAT